CGCCCACCACGAGCTGCGAGGGCCGTGGCGTGGATCGTGCCGGGTCATCGGGTTTCCTCCCGTTTCTGCTCAAGCCGCTCACGCAGGCGGGAGACCTGCGGCGAGCCGGGAGAGAGCTGCTCGATGCGCGCCAGTAAGGCCTCGGCGCGATCGAGTTCCCCGAGCTCGCTGCGGGCGATCGCCAGCGCCAGCATCGCATCGCGGCTCGTTGGGTCGAGCGACAGCGCCAGCGCCAGCCGCTCGGCGGCCTCACTCCAACGTTTCGCCTCGACGAGTGCAAACCCGAGATAGACGTGTGCGCTCAGATCTTGAGAGTCGTAGGTGACAGCCTGCTCGAAAGCGGTCACCGACTCGTCGATGCGACGCAGCCGGAACAGTAGAATCAGGCCCTTGCGCTGGTAGACGAAACCCAGCTTCGGGTTGAGCTCGATCGCCCGATCGAACTGCTGCAGCGCCTGCTCGAACTCGCCGCGCTGCTCGTAAGCTACGCCGAGGTTGACGTGCAAGTGAACGTGATCCGGGTGATGCTCCAGACCGAACTCGAGCAGACGAACCGAATCATCGACGCGTCCCAGATTGCGGTACGCGAGCGCAAGATTCGTCAGAAGGTCGGGGTCCGTCGGGTTGCGCTCGCGCAGCGGCTCCAGCGTTGCCGCGGCGTCCTGCCAGCGTTCAACCTCGATGAACGCATCGCCGCGTCGCTTCTCGGCCGCGTAGCCCCGCGCGTAGCCGGAGAGCGGCCGACGCCGCGGATCGGGCCACAACGGAGGCTGCAAGCCTCCCCGGCCAACCGCCAGCGCCTCGCGCGCCCGGTCGAGATCGCCGGTCTCGCGGTAGGCCAAGCCGAGCAACTGTTGCAGGTAGGGAACCTGTTCGCGTCCGATCGCGAGTCGTTCGAGGATCGCCAGCGCCTCGGCGCCTTCGTGCCGGCGTAGGTGGGCGCGAGCCCGTCCGTACCAGGCGGCCGTGTTATCCGTCTGCAATCGGGTTGCATGCTCGTACGCCGCCTGCGCCTCGTCGACCCGCCCCAGGTCGAGCAGCCACGCGCCGCGGTAGAGGTAGGCGGACACGTAAGAGGGGTCGATCGCCACCGACCGATCGAGCGCGGCAAGGGCGGTGTCGAGCTGGCCGAGTTGCGCCAGGACAACCGCTGCGAGGTAGCTCCATTGCGGGTCTGTCGTCGCCAGATCTTCCGCCTGGAGGTAGGTCTGAACCGCGGCCCTGGGCATCCCGTTGGCCTCGAGCGCGAAACCGAATTCACCGCGCTTGTCGGCGTCCTGCGGTTCGGCCACGGCAGTACGCCGCAGGTCGCGAATCAGCGCAGCCGCTTCGGCACTGGTCCCTCTGAGGTCGACCTCCACCGGCGCCGGCCCACCCGGAGTGCAGGCGGCAAGTACGCAAAGCCACGCGAGCAACGTCGGCGTGCCGGATGGACGCTGCAATCGCAATAACCGCCTCAGAGAGTCGCGGCTCGCTGGGCCAGATCGACGACTCGATTGGCGTAGCCCCATTCGTTGTCGTACCAGGCGAACACCTTGAGCATTCCGTTGGACAGCGCCTGGGTCAGCGGCGCATCGAAGATGCAGGAGTGTGGGTTGCCGACGATATCCGTCGACACGAGTGCCTCGGTCGAATACTGAAGGATCCCCTGCATCGGGCCGTCCGCGGCTTCCCGAAGCGCGGCATTGACCGTCTCGGAGTCGGCAGGTTTTCGTAGCTGAACGACCAGATCGACGATCGACCCGTCGGGTACCGGGACCCGCATCGCCATGCCGTCGAGCTTGCCGGCCAACTGTGGCAACACCTGGCCCACGGCCCGGGCAGCGCCCGTCGTCGTGGGAATCGTGTTTTCGCCTGCGGCGCGGGAGCGGCGCGGATCCGCGTGGTACCAGTCGGCCAGCCGTTGATCGTTGGTATAGGCATGGACCGTCGTGATCAGGCCCTTTTCGATACCGAACCGGTCATCGAGCACCTTGGCCAACGGCGCCAGGCAATTTGTCGTACAGGAGGCGTTGGACAGAAGGCGGTGCTCCGGCTTCAACTCGTCGTCGTTGACTCCCAGTACGATGGTCGCGTCCAGGCGATCCTTGGCCGGCACCGTCAGGATAACCCGCTGTGCGCCTGCCTTCAGATGCTGCTCGATCTCCTGACGCTGACGGAAGCGCCCGGTGGCCTCGATGACGATGTCGACTCCCAGTTCACCCCACGGCAGTTCCGCCGGCGAGCGGATCTGGCTGATGCGGGTTGCCTTTCCGTCGCAGGTCACTTGGTCGCCGTCCAGAGCGACGTCTTGCGCGAAGCGACCCATGACCGTGTCGTACTTCAGCAGGTAAACCAGCGACTTGGCCGGCGAGATGTCGTTGATGCCGACGACCTGCATCTCCGGGTGGTCGGCCAGGATACGAAACACGGCTCGGCCGATCCGACCGAATCCATTGATGGCAATCTTGATCATCGTGCCGCCTTGCGCTGCATCTGCGCGATTACTTCGATAATGCGGTGGGTCAGCCCCCCTCCCTGCTCGTACCAGCCGAGGGTCTTGACCATCTGCTCGCCGACGACCATCGCCGCCAGCGAGTCGAAACAGCAGGAAGCCGTGCTTCCGGCGATGTCCGAGGAAACGATCGGCTCCTCGATGAACCGCAACACGCCTTTCAGCGTGCTGGCCGCGGCGCTGCGAAACACCTCTTGCACGTCCGCGACGGAGACCTGGACCGGGTGGGTCGTGACCAGATCGACACAGGAGACGTCGGGAACCGGGACGTTGACCTTGTGACCGCCGAAACGGCCCTCCAGGTGGGGAAACTCGGCCTCGATCGCGTGCTGGGTCCAGCTACGCACCGGCACGATGTTCTCGACCGCAGCCCGGGACAGCCGCAGATCCAACTCGCTGGGCGTGTCAATCAGGCTCTGCTCTGTGGTGTATGCGTGGACGGAGGTGAAGAAGCCGCTTTCGACGCCGAAGGCGTCGTTCAGGACCCGGATCATCGCGGCCGTGCAGTTCGCCGTGCTGGTCCCACAGGAAATGATGCGATGGCGCCGATCGAGGGGCTGTTCGGTGATCCCCGGTAAGTGGACGGCGTCGATCTCATCGGCGGGCGGCACCGTCAAGACGACCCGATCCGCGCCTGCGTCCAGGTGGGATTGGAGCTGCCGACGACTGCGGTAGATTCCGGTGGCCTCGACCACGACGTCGACACCGTGGTCGTACCACGGAACGTCACCCGGCTCGCGGCCATGGAGCACGGGAATCTTGCGACCCTTGCAGAACAAGTGCCCTTCCATCAGACGGGCCGACTCATTAAAAGGACCATGGATCGAGTCGAAGCGAAGCAGGTATTCCATCGCCTGGGGATCGGCGATGTCATTGATCGCGACAACATCGATGTCGTCTCGTAGGTAGATGGCACGGAACACATTGCGGCCGATACGACCGAACCCGTTGATCGCGACCCGAACGCTCATGGAACTCTCCCTCGCTGGCTCTCGCCAATGCCTAATCCAGCCCCTTCGGCAAGTCCTGGGGTTAACGGAAGGGCATGATATCGGACCCTGAACCCGCGTCCGAGTGGAAACGTACAAATGTTCCGATAAGGTCATTTCCGTCGAATCGCGCACCGCAGCGATCGCGGACCTATATTAGTAGGTATGCGAATTTCGATCCTTACCCTGGCTCTCCTCTCCCTTTTCGGTCCTGGCGCCGCTGCGGGGACTCCCCAGCGCTGGGCGCCTGTGCATTGCGGATCGCAACCGGCCGTCGACGGCGACTGGAATAGCGCCTACCGCAAGGCGCTCCTGGCGATCGAGGGCGGTGACTACCACGCCGCCGAGATCGCGATGTGCCAGGCGCTGCAGGCCGCGCGCAGGTTCGATGCTCGGGACTGGCGCTTCGCGGAGACGCTGGACGAGTTGGGTCGAATCGCCTTCGAGTTGAAGGACTTCGAACTGGCCGAACGGATGGAAGGGGCCGCCATCGCGGAGATGTTGCTGGCCACCGGCCCCCAGGGCGAACCGTTGCGGGAACTCGACGAGACGAACCATGCGGTGATCCGTGAGGACTGCCGCTCCGGTATCGGTGCCTACACCACCCGGTTGGGCTGGATCCATGAACGGATCCGAGGCCGGATCACGACCACCGAACTCGAAGAAGCACCGTGGCGTGTGTTCGCCGTGGGATTTGTGCCGCTGGATCGAGCATTGGCCGAACGTCTGGATTGGCTCGTCGCCCAGTACCTGCTGCAGGAGAACGTCGCGGCTGCCGATGGGCTGGCCACCTTGCAACAGGAACTTCGCTCTCGCTGATCCCGAGCGTGCGAGCTATCCTCCCGGATTATAGGCAACCGGCAAGCAGGATGAAGGAGCGTCTCATGAAGATCGATCGTCAGGAATACGACCGGATCGCGGACCTAATCAACAGTGACGACAGTCCCGTCGGAATCGACGCCAAGAAGACCCACGTCTATATCATCCACCTGCTGCAGAGCATCGAACGACGGCTGGACGCCCTTGAGGCTACTTCGAAGCGGGATTGATCGACGGACCCTCGAACCCGCCTCGGCGTCCGCCCCTCGGAACTGCCCCCTCGGGACGGATATCGAGCAGCGAACGGCCCCATTGGGGCTGGCCTGACCTCCGGAATAGACGTAAATCACGACTCACGATACCGGTCGTTACCGGGGAGGGGCATTCATGTTCGCAGGTCGTTTCTGGGTCAGTTGTGTCGCGATCGCTTTGTTGGCATTCTCGGCCCACGCCGTCGATCGCCCCGGGGCGTTGGACCCGCGAACGATCGCGCCTGTTTCCGCCAGCGCGAAGTCGGAACGGATCGATCCGGAGAGGGCGACACCGGAACGATTTGCGGCACAACAGTTCCTCGATCTCCGTGGAGGAGACTGGCGTTTCGACGTGGACCCGCGAACCGGTCTGGCGACCCTGGTGCAGGGATCCGGCATCCCGCTCATCCCGGGAACGGGAAACACGCTGAACGGCGAGTCGATGACACGGTTGGCGCAGCCGGATGGCGATATCGACATCGCCGCCCTCGAGCCGCTGGTGCGGGAGTTCATCGACACTCATCCGAGCTTGCTCACTCCACGAAACGGTCGTCTCGAGCTCGACGTCGAGACGAGTGTCTCGCGGCAAAAGGGACGACTTCACAGCCTGTACTTCTCGTGGTGGATCGGTGACGTACCCGTCGACGAAGCGCGTGTCTTCGTCCGGATCAACAACGGCAACATCACCCAGTTCGGTGCGCCACTGGTTGGCTTCGCCGACGTCGATCCCGAACCGAACCTCACCGGGCTTCAAGCCAAGAGCCGGCTTCTGAAATGGTCCGGCGACGAGGAGATCGCCCGTCTCAAGGAACAGCCGCGTCTGACGATCCAACCGGAGGAGGACGACGACCGTCTTACCTACCGTCTGGTATGGATCGTGACCTACACGGTTCCCGGACAGATTCAGACGTGGGAAGGCCGCATCGACGCCCAAAGCGGCCAGGTCGTTGCGTTCCGCGACACCAACCAATACGGTCGCGCCACCGGTGGGGTCTACCCGCGAACCGTGATCGACGCCGAAGTCAGCGTGCCGATGCCACAGGTCAGCATCGACGGAGATGTCTCTGCGACGACCGACAACTCGGGTGCGTTCAGCTACACCGGCGGATCCATCTCGTCAGGTCTGGATGGACCGTTTTTCAGCACCAGCTGCGAGGCGTGTTCCGGACCGTCCCAGGCGTTCTCCACCGTCGGGCTCGGGAGCGGCCGACTCGATTTCGGTCTTGGCGGCGTTGATGAGATCGCCAACGGGTTTTCGACGACCGCGGAACGAAACGCGTTCTATCACCTGAACCAGGCACGTCGCGTTGCGAAGAAATGGCTCAACATCGGCTGGCTTGATTCGAACATCACGGTCAACGTCAACATCCAGGACACCTGCAACGCGGTATG
This region of Acidobacteriota bacterium genomic DNA includes:
- a CDS encoding tetratricopeptide repeat protein → MQRPSGTPTLLAWLCVLAACTPGGPAPVEVDLRGTSAEAAALIRDLRRTAVAEPQDADKRGEFGFALEANGMPRAAVQTYLQAEDLATTDPQWSYLAAVVLAQLGQLDTALAALDRSVAIDPSYVSAYLYRGAWLLDLGRVDEAQAAYEHATRLQTDNTAAWYGRARAHLRRHEGAEALAILERLAIGREQVPYLQQLLGLAYRETGDLDRAREALAVGRGGLQPPLWPDPRRRPLSGYARGYAAEKRRGDAFIEVERWQDAAATLEPLRERNPTDPDLLTNLALAYRNLGRVDDSVRLLEFGLEHHPDHVHLHVNLGVAYEQRGEFEQALQQFDRAIELNPKLGFVYQRKGLILLFRLRRIDESVTAFEQAVTYDSQDLSAHVYLGFALVEAKRWSEAAERLALALSLDPTSRDAMLALAIARSELGELDRAEALLARIEQLSPGSPQVSRLRERLEQKREETR
- the gap gene encoding type I glyceraldehyde-3-phosphate dehydrogenase is translated as MIKIAINGFGRIGRAVFRILADHPEMQVVGINDISPAKSLVYLLKYDTVMGRFAQDVALDGDQVTCDGKATRISQIRSPAELPWGELGVDIVIEATGRFRQRQEIEQHLKAGAQRVILTVPAKDRLDATIVLGVNDDELKPEHRLLSNASCTTNCLAPLAKVLDDRFGIEKGLITTVHAYTNDQRLADWYHADPRRSRAAGENTIPTTTGAARAVGQVLPQLAGKLDGMAMRVPVPDGSIVDLVVQLRKPADSETVNAALREAADGPMQGILQYSTEALVSTDIVGNPHSCIFDAPLTQALSNGMLKVFAWYDNEWGYANRVVDLAQRAATL
- a CDS encoding glyceraldehyde-3-phosphate dehydrogenase → MSVRVAINGFGRIGRNVFRAIYLRDDIDVVAINDIADPQAMEYLLRFDSIHGPFNESARLMEGHLFCKGRKIPVLHGREPGDVPWYDHGVDVVVEATGIYRSRRQLQSHLDAGADRVVLTVPPADEIDAVHLPGITEQPLDRRHRIISCGTSTANCTAAMIRVLNDAFGVESGFFTSVHAYTTEQSLIDTPSELDLRLSRAAVENIVPVRSWTQHAIEAEFPHLEGRFGGHKVNVPVPDVSCVDLVTTHPVQVSVADVQEVFRSAAASTLKGVLRFIEEPIVSSDIAGSTASCCFDSLAAMVVGEQMVKTLGWYEQGGGLTHRIIEVIAQMQRKAAR